The genomic stretch ATCCGTACCATTTTCTGCTACCGTAGCCGCCAATGAGGTAAATACGGCAATCGGAGCAAGTGCAATCACATAACCGGTCATCTTCAGCATAATGCCAGCCACCACTTCAAAAAAATGAACTACCGGATGTGCTTTCTCACCCATTGCTGCAGCAGCTACACCAAAAAACAGGGAAAACACAACGATCTGCAAAATCTCATTATGGGTAACCGCATCGCCGATGCTGACAGGAAAAACATGCGTAAGAAAATTCCGAAAGTCAAGGGTGGTAGTGGCTACGCTTTCAGCAGCATTTTTTTCGGGTATGGGTAAATGCAAATGCACACCGGGTTGAAAAATATTTACCAGCAACAATCCCAGACACAGCGAGAGAAATGACGCAGCCAGAAACCAAACCAAAGCTTTGACACCAATGCGCCCCACAGCGCGAATATCACCTACCCTTGCCACGCCTACAATCAGCGTACTCATCACCAGCGGTGCAATCAGCATTTTGATGAGACGCAAAAAGATTTCAGTAACAATCGAAATATCGTGTGCAAACTTTTTTACGCTGGCTTCATCCGGGTACCATTCCCGATAAACATAACCGGTACAGGCTCCAGCCAGGAGCGCTACCAGAATCCAGAAGGCAAGCCTGTTTTTACCCATCGGACTTTTCATTCTGTACACAATAGTACTGAAAAGCCCTTGCTTCTCAAATCTGTTTTTGATGATCAATTGACAAAAGCTCCGGTATAAAACATGTAGCTTTGATTCATGGCAACTGTATCAAAACCTGATGTATGGCTGCGAGGGCCGGTGGAAGGCGTACCTGCTTTATTGCAGCCTGCAGCCCATTGTCTGTTACAGACGCAGGAAGATGTTCACCGGATCATGGAAGAATTTTCCGATGCCTGGCTCTGGGAAAAGCCCGCCGGCCGGGCTTCTGCAGGTTTCCATCTGCAGCATATCCGCGGTGTCATTGACCGGTTGTTTACCTATGCCCGAGGCGAATCGTTGACAGATACTCAACTACAAGAATTAAAGCAGGAAGGTCAACCTTATCCGGGGCATGACAGCATAGCCTCACTGCTGGCAGCAATGGACATACAAATAGAAAAAGCGCTCCAACAATTACGCCTTACACCAGAACAACAACTTACTGAAATCCGCTATGTGGGAAGAGCCAAACTGCCTGCTACAGTCTTAGGTTTGCTGTTTCATGCTGCTGAACATAGCCAGCGCCATACCGGCCAGCTTCTTGTAACCGTAAGCGTGTTAAAAGAAAAACACGCAACTCATTTATAGCATGTATTTATCCGATCGGACAGAAAACAGATTTGTTTTCATGGAAATTTTTATCTTTATGCAATCGAATGCCTATTGACATGAAAGCAAGATTTCTGCTGTTTCTGATTTTTTCTGGAATCATCTGCCTGGCTGCATTCCAGGCACATTCACAATCTCAGGCTACTGCCCGGCACTGGTTTGCAGAGGGCAGCTGGCGCAGTAACCTGCACATAAAGCCAAGTTCCACCATAGATGTCATTGCTTTTTATCAGCAATACCATCGCAATCCCGCTTTGTGGAGTAAAGTACTAGCGTTTTTAAACCGCCCCGATCTTCAGACACTGGATACTGGTACTTATCACCTTACCGAAGGCGATAGTGCCTATGCCGTCATCAGTACTTACATACCCAAGCCGATGGATCAAACCCGGTTTGAATCACATCGCAAATACATAGATGTACAG from Thermoflavifilum aggregans encodes the following:
- a CDS encoding dicarboxylate/amino acid:cation symporter — translated: MKSPMGKNRLAFWILVALLAGACTGYVYREWYPDEASVKKFAHDISIVTEIFLRLIKMLIAPLVMSTLIVGVARVGDIRAVGRIGVKALVWFLAASFLSLCLGLLLVNIFQPGVHLHLPIPEKNAAESVATTTLDFRNFLTHVFPVSIGDAVTHNEILQIVVFSLFFGVAAAAMGEKAHPVVHFFEVVAGIMLKMTGYVIALAPIAVFTSLAATVAENGTDIIWVFGKLILEFYLGIGLLWILILLAGGWILKKKIFELIKAIAEPVMLAFSTASSEAAFPLLMERLQRIGCPDRIVSFVLPIGYSFNLDGSMMYMTFATMFIAQSYGIELDTGKQIIILLVLMVMSKGIAGVPRAALVVVAASLTMFHLPTEGVVLLLGIDQLFDMGRTATNVLGNAVATGVITRWEQGFAEVQPVLQEKISSVQMQESE
- a CDS encoding DinB family protein produces the protein MATVSKPDVWLRGPVEGVPALLQPAAHCLLQTQEDVHRIMEEFSDAWLWEKPAGRASAGFHLQHIRGVIDRLFTYARGESLTDTQLQELKQEGQPYPGHDSIASLLAAMDIQIEKALQQLRLTPEQQLTEIRYVGRAKLPATVLGLLFHAAEHSQRHTGQLLVTVSVLKEKHATHL
- a CDS encoding YhcH/YjgK/YiaL family protein → MKARFLLFLIFSGIICLAAFQAHSQSQATARHWFAEGSWRSNLHIKPSSTIDVIAFYQQYHRNPALWSKVLAFLNRPDLQTLDTGTYHLTEGDSAYAVISTYIPKPMDQTRFESHRKYIDVQYVMQGKEKIGIADVTKAKITEPYRADKDVAHYEAMGTYVTATPDVFFIFFPTNAHRPGIAADDHPQPVKKLVIKVRVL